One genomic region from Chthonomonas calidirosea T49 encodes:
- a CDS encoding GH116 family glycosyl-hydrolase, whose translation MPKQSTPYRHIYRGSRLCEIAFPLGGIGTGTISLGGRGDLRDWEIFNHPGKGFHLPFTFFLGYFESENDKGVARVLESRIPPPYSGASGLPTGRVPGLPRLHSNTFRGEYPFAWLHFHDDLLPVQLSLEAFNPLIPMDVESSSLPVAFFRWRVRNPTEHALSATIALCLLNPIGLTGHELPGSRYHQQLGRNLNTWQEENALHGIFMTGGKPQPSDPHHGDITLMTDWYNVSYRLRWERAGWWDDAQNFWDDFVSSKGHLSSDPQASPSPDHQTDVATLALHAHLAPKSHVELPFLIAWRFPNLVNYWNSEPEVHGKHIGNHYATRFQSSWEAARYTFENLASLEKTTRAFHHALYRSTLPPFVLDAVGANISILRSPTVLYTADGRMNAFEGCGDRGGCCPMNCTHVWNYAMSAAFLFPSLERSVRLTDFCHNTRPNGHMAFRTLLPLSSTLWQFKPAADGQMGTILRAYREWTQCGDRKFLQTIWPGVQRALEFAWQPGSWDSDQDGVMEGEQHNTYDIEFYGPNPLCSVLYLGALRAAEEMARELGFYEKASEYRNRYEQGRTRLVELLWNGEFFRQIVTTTNSGAVQQQSPNQLPLEPEPLHQFGAGCLSDQLLGQWMAHVIGLGYLLPPELVKKAIGSVFRYNWKPDLSQHASVQRCYALNDESGLLLCTWPHGRRPRYPFPYADEVWTGIEYQVASHLIYEGKLEEGLAIVRGVRNRHDGVRRNPWNEFECGHHYARALSSWGLLLALSGIRYSAPANRLEILPRWSADPFRCLFTAGTAWGIVHLDREGVLELEVLWGSFALTDLCLPPIFGQNTTVCLQKQQVPVVYQDARLHLSPTLALKAGDKLHVEASSS comes from the coding sequence ATGCCAAAGCAATCTACTCCATACCGCCATATCTATCGCGGGAGTAGGCTATGTGAGATCGCCTTTCCACTCGGTGGCATTGGCACCGGCACGATATCACTGGGTGGCCGCGGCGACCTGAGAGACTGGGAGATATTCAATCATCCCGGTAAGGGCTTTCACCTACCCTTTACCTTCTTTCTCGGCTACTTCGAGAGCGAAAATGACAAAGGTGTTGCTCGCGTACTTGAAAGCCGTATCCCTCCGCCCTACAGCGGTGCATCCGGCCTGCCAACGGGCAGGGTTCCGGGCCTCCCTCGACTTCATTCTAACACCTTTCGCGGAGAATATCCCTTCGCATGGCTTCATTTTCATGACGACCTTCTGCCCGTTCAACTCTCTCTTGAAGCGTTCAATCCCCTTATTCCCATGGATGTGGAAAGCTCGTCGCTCCCGGTCGCTTTTTTCCGGTGGAGGGTGCGCAACCCTACAGAACATGCCCTATCTGCCACCATCGCCCTGTGCCTTTTAAATCCCATTGGCCTCACCGGCCACGAACTTCCTGGTAGCCGCTATCATCAACAGCTTGGGAGAAATCTCAATACCTGGCAAGAAGAAAACGCTTTACATGGCATCTTTATGACCGGTGGAAAACCCCAACCCTCCGACCCTCACCACGGCGATATAACCTTAATGACCGACTGGTACAACGTTAGCTACCGCCTACGCTGGGAACGTGCAGGTTGGTGGGACGATGCCCAAAACTTTTGGGACGATTTCGTGTCCTCTAAAGGACACTTATCCAGCGATCCTCAAGCTTCCCCCTCTCCCGATCATCAAACCGACGTCGCCACTCTCGCACTCCACGCGCATCTTGCACCCAAAAGCCATGTTGAGCTACCTTTCCTCATTGCCTGGCGTTTCCCCAACCTTGTTAACTACTGGAACTCGGAACCGGAGGTGCATGGAAAACATATCGGCAACCACTATGCCACCCGTTTTCAATCCTCATGGGAGGCTGCTCGCTACACTTTCGAGAACCTTGCTAGCCTTGAAAAGACAACGCGCGCTTTTCATCATGCCCTCTATCGCTCCACATTGCCACCTTTTGTCCTCGATGCCGTAGGAGCGAATATTTCTATTCTTCGATCGCCTACGGTTTTGTATACTGCCGATGGACGCATGAACGCATTTGAAGGATGTGGCGATCGAGGAGGCTGCTGTCCGATGAACTGCACACATGTCTGGAACTATGCGATGTCCGCCGCTTTTCTCTTTCCCTCACTTGAGCGCAGCGTGCGCCTCACCGATTTTTGCCACAATACTCGTCCTAATGGACATATGGCGTTTCGAACCCTGCTGCCTCTTAGCTCAACCCTATGGCAGTTTAAACCAGCCGCCGATGGTCAAATGGGCACAATCCTCCGCGCTTACCGTGAATGGACACAGTGTGGAGATAGAAAGTTTCTCCAAACCATCTGGCCAGGCGTCCAGCGCGCTCTCGAATTTGCCTGGCAGCCAGGTTCTTGGGATTCCGATCAAGACGGCGTCATGGAAGGAGAACAGCACAATACCTACGACATTGAATTCTACGGCCCAAATCCCCTTTGCAGCGTTCTCTATCTCGGTGCCCTCCGGGCTGCCGAAGAGATGGCTAGAGAGCTGGGATTTTATGAGAAGGCCAGCGAATATCGGAATCGCTACGAACAAGGCCGCACCCGTCTTGTGGAGCTTTTGTGGAATGGGGAGTTTTTCCGTCAAATCGTTACGACAACAAACTCCGGTGCAGTGCAACAACAGTCGCCTAACCAGCTCCCACTCGAACCGGAGCCGCTCCACCAGTTTGGGGCAGGCTGCCTTTCCGACCAACTCCTAGGTCAGTGGATGGCCCATGTTATTGGCCTCGGCTACCTACTGCCGCCCGAGCTTGTTAAAAAAGCCATAGGATCCGTCTTCCGTTACAACTGGAAGCCCGATCTGTCACAACATGCCAGCGTGCAACGTTGTTATGCACTTAACGACGAATCGGGCCTTCTTTTGTGCACTTGGCCGCACGGCAGGCGTCCACGCTACCCGTTTCCCTACGCCGATGAGGTGTGGACAGGTATCGAATATCAGGTAGCCAGCCACTTAATCTATGAAGGAAAACTCGAAGAAGGCCTTGCCATCGTGCGTGGCGTTCGGAATCGTCATGATGGGGTACGCCGTAACCCATGGAATGAGTTTGAATGTGGGCATCATTATGCCCGTGCGCTCTCTTCCTGGGGCCTACTGCTTGCACTAAGCGGCATTCGCTACTCGGCTCCTGCGAACCGCCTAGAAATCCTTCCCAGGTGGTCTGCCGATCCGTTCCGATGCCTCTTCACCGCCGGTACCGCCTGGGGCATCGTGCATTTAGATAGGGAAGGAGTTTTAGAATTGGAAGTGCTCTGGGGCTCTTTTGCACTTACCGACTTAT
- the tsaD gene encoding tRNA (adenosine(37)-N6)-threonylcarbamoyltransferase complex transferase subunit TsaD: MRVLGIETSCDETSVAIVEEGERVLSNIVASQVDLHARYGGIVPEVASRHHVERFIPVMCEALASAKTTLDDVGLIAVTNRPGLLGALLVGVSAAKALAMALRRPIVAVHHLEGHLYSAFLADNTLYERLPLVALIVSGGHTQLVWMEGYGRYALLGATRDDAAGEAFDKGARLLGLPYPGGPNLSKLAEGGDPSRISFPRGMISEGLDFSFSGLKTALRTFLEKDQGATSLADIAASYEAAIVDVLVAKLRRALQATGAKTACVVGGVAANRLLQRRMRAMAVEEGLHLVMPEPTLCTDNAAMIAAAGYWRYRTCGADALSFDTLATAPLATFQLA, translated from the coding sequence ATGAGAGTTTTAGGCATAGAGACAAGTTGCGACGAGACATCGGTAGCCATTGTGGAAGAGGGGGAGCGAGTTCTTTCGAACATTGTGGCTAGCCAGGTGGACCTCCATGCGCGGTATGGTGGGATCGTGCCAGAGGTCGCTTCACGGCATCATGTTGAGCGATTTATACCGGTAATGTGCGAAGCGTTGGCAAGTGCCAAGACAACATTAGATGATGTGGGACTTATCGCCGTAACAAATAGGCCTGGGTTATTGGGCGCTCTGTTGGTGGGTGTTTCGGCGGCGAAAGCACTGGCCATGGCTTTGAGGCGGCCCATTGTGGCTGTGCACCATTTAGAGGGGCATCTTTATTCGGCTTTTCTTGCAGATAACACGCTTTATGAGAGGCTACCGCTCGTTGCGCTGATCGTTTCCGGAGGGCATACGCAACTGGTTTGGATGGAAGGATATGGGCGTTACGCCCTGTTGGGCGCTACTCGTGATGATGCGGCCGGTGAGGCTTTTGATAAGGGAGCTAGGTTGCTTGGTCTACCCTATCCTGGGGGGCCTAACCTCTCGAAACTGGCGGAGGGCGGAGATCCAAGTCGTATTTCTTTCCCGCGAGGCATGATCTCTGAGGGGTTGGATTTTAGCTTCAGCGGGCTCAAAACGGCTTTGCGTACCTTTCTAGAAAAAGACCAAGGTGCCACTTCATTGGCGGACATAGCAGCCTCGTATGAGGCCGCTATTGTAGACGTGCTAGTGGCAAAGTTACGTCGTGCCTTGCAAGCGACGGGAGCAAAGACCGCCTGTGTTGTGGGAGGGGTGGCAGCCAATCGGCTGCTGCAGCGTCGGATGCGAGCGATGGCCGTTGAGGAGGGCCTTCATTTGGTGATGCCTGAACCGACGCTCTGCACCGATAACGCGGCTATGATCGCTGCCGCCGGTTACTGGCGATACCGCACCTGTGGAGCAGATGCCCTGAGTTTTGACACGCTGGCAACGGCTCCGCTTGCCACATTCCAACTTGCTTAA
- a CDS encoding TrmH family RNA methyltransferase, which yields MELLGILKESPALKTLFEDCMAGRSGFTADHFDAQVRKWIGLSSSTALRWITYRGLGGEMDGVMALGMSDEACKAFLMYACGERAVRELLLRLPRDHWVELKYVAEWMRNGITELIDVQEENKENETVYKVTGRRRGRRSVIEHMVDGSKDGVLAEVRSLLRETSCRTRRYFAIEGDLLCLRAVEDGLAIHWLLYTPELKSDPLGYQLYEQACLQEVPRACLSGGLMAKLTTTRPVPRVIAVVETGVRSLTHFQLGSRSVLLIAENIANPDNLGMILRTADAAGAEGVMVVGEGSDPFHKNCIRAARGAIGRLPLLYCDNLRTALHAFVAKGTQVIGATGSAQETLWQLDFRPPLLLLVGNEQNGLTKEVLEVCTHQVRIPMVAGQDSLNVGVAAGILLYEIQRRLYAECSRRDMRVNSIVK from the coding sequence GTGGAACTGTTAGGAATTTTAAAGGAGTCACCTGCCCTAAAGACGCTGTTCGAGGATTGCATGGCAGGGCGGTCGGGCTTCACTGCTGACCATTTCGATGCTCAAGTTCGCAAATGGATCGGCCTTTCTAGCTCTACAGCGCTTCGATGGATTACCTATAGGGGCCTTGGTGGCGAAATGGACGGTGTAATGGCTTTAGGTATGAGCGATGAGGCGTGCAAGGCCTTTCTGATGTATGCTTGCGGTGAGCGGGCCGTGCGAGAGCTTCTTTTGAGGCTACCTAGGGATCATTGGGTTGAATTGAAATACGTGGCCGAGTGGATGCGTAACGGGATTACTGAGTTGATAGACGTGCAGGAAGAAAACAAGGAGAACGAGACTGTTTACAAGGTAACAGGGCGAAGGCGTGGCAGGCGTTCTGTGATAGAGCACATGGTGGATGGGAGTAAGGACGGTGTTCTGGCTGAAGTTCGCTCTCTTTTGCGCGAAACATCTTGCAGAACTCGAAGATACTTTGCCATTGAAGGAGATTTGTTATGTCTGCGTGCCGTTGAGGATGGACTAGCGATTCACTGGTTGCTTTACACTCCGGAGTTAAAGAGCGATCCCCTAGGTTACCAACTGTACGAACAGGCCTGCTTACAAGAGGTGCCTAGGGCGTGTCTGAGTGGAGGTTTAATGGCTAAGCTCACCACAACACGGCCGGTTCCACGTGTGATAGCGGTCGTTGAGACAGGAGTGCGTTCGCTGACTCATTTTCAGCTAGGCTCGCGGTCTGTCCTGCTCATAGCCGAAAATATTGCCAATCCCGATAACCTTGGAATGATATTGAGGACTGCCGATGCGGCTGGAGCAGAGGGAGTTATGGTGGTAGGAGAAGGGTCGGATCCGTTCCATAAAAACTGCATTCGGGCGGCACGAGGAGCGATAGGACGATTGCCGCTATTGTATTGCGATAATTTGCGGACTGCCCTGCATGCCTTTGTGGCAAAGGGTACTCAGGTGATAGGCGCGACCGGTTCGGCGCAGGAGACTCTCTGGCAGCTAGATTTTCGACCTCCTTTGCTCTTGCTGGTAGGCAATGAGCAAAACGGCCTAACAAAAGAGGTGCTTGAGGTATGCACCCATCAGGTTCGGATTCCTATGGTAGCAGGCCAGGATTCGCTAAACGTTGGGGTTGCCGCGGGCATTCTGCTCTACGAAATACAGCGGCGACTATACGCCGAGTGCTCTCGTAGAGATATGAGGGTGAATTCCATAGTAAAATAG
- a CDS encoding transaldolase family protein: protein MATISLSDMTRREALVAELATQVKNPPARVGDVASDPALAKLRQLGTQLWMDTGDLEAARKLWRQEFSALTTNNTLANQVVQTGIMDEDIKEAARRIRDVEPGVAPDDLVMDIGFVINCHIALRLVSAFDAFVSVELHPSIAHDIEKTVRYAQRYYAVHPERFIVKIPMTPEGFCAVARARAEGIPINYTLGFSARQNYLATLLSKPNYCNVFLGRLNSVVADNHLGDGRFVGEKATLASQRVVRELREHHPDIPTRQIAASMRSGEQLLTLAGVDVYTAPPKAVEEFYAAHPRPESIESCLNKDYEVHLNPGADAETHRQLELLWTVDDAFKAFAKELAARGGVHLTGNDLRQADRDHGTRLFSNFTSEEQQAIREKGKIPDFARWKGRASLDDLMTEAALQSFIVDQEALDARIRKLIAEA from the coding sequence ATGGCAACGATTTCTCTGTCGGATATGACGCGGCGTGAGGCTCTTGTCGCCGAATTGGCGACCCAAGTGAAGAACCCACCCGCAAGGGTGGGTGACGTGGCTAGTGATCCCGCGTTGGCAAAATTGCGCCAATTGGGCACACAGCTCTGGATGGATACAGGGGATTTAGAGGCTGCGCGTAAGCTGTGGAGACAGGAGTTCTCGGCTCTAACCACCAACAACACCTTAGCTAACCAGGTGGTTCAGACGGGGATTATGGATGAAGATATTAAAGAGGCGGCTCGACGGATTCGGGATGTCGAGCCGGGTGTCGCCCCGGACGATTTGGTGATGGACATCGGGTTCGTTATTAACTGTCACATCGCTCTTCGGCTTGTGAGCGCGTTCGATGCTTTCGTTAGCGTGGAGTTGCATCCCTCAATTGCTCATGACATCGAGAAGACGGTGCGTTATGCGCAAAGATACTATGCGGTTCATCCCGAGCGCTTCATTGTAAAGATCCCTATGACTCCAGAAGGGTTTTGTGCCGTGGCTCGTGCTCGTGCCGAGGGCATTCCCATCAACTACACGCTTGGCTTCTCTGCCCGACAGAACTATTTGGCCACTTTGCTCTCGAAGCCGAACTACTGTAATGTGTTTCTAGGAAGATTAAACTCGGTGGTGGCCGATAATCATCTGGGTGATGGCAGGTTCGTTGGTGAGAAGGCGACGCTGGCTTCGCAGAGAGTGGTACGGGAGTTACGTGAGCACCACCCAGATATTCCAACGCGCCAAATTGCCGCTTCGATGCGGAGTGGAGAGCAGCTATTAACGCTGGCCGGAGTGGATGTGTATACGGCCCCTCCGAAGGCGGTAGAGGAGTTCTACGCTGCTCACCCGAGGCCGGAGAGCATCGAATCGTGTCTGAACAAGGATTATGAGGTGCATTTGAACCCTGGTGCCGATGCTGAAACCCATCGGCAGCTTGAGCTCCTTTGGACGGTAGATGATGCGTTCAAAGCTTTTGCAAAAGAGCTTGCTGCGCGAGGTGGCGTGCACTTAACAGGGAACGACCTTCGGCAGGCAGATCGAGACCATGGAACCCGCTTGTTTAGCAACTTCACATCGGAGGAACAGCAGGCGATTCGCGAGAAAGGTAAAATACCCGATTTTGCTCGATGGAAGGGGCGAGCCTCTCTTGACGACCTCATGACCGAAGCGGCACTGCAGTCGTTCATTGTTGACCAGGAAGCACTAGATGCTCGCATCCGTAAACTGATCGCGGAAGCCTAA
- a CDS encoding FAD-binding oxidoreductase — protein MTVEGLLALLRDIVGDDGVLSADDFPWPRWWQSPPLAALCPKEKSQLAPLICALEEADVGIVPVGGGTRLHTGYSPSKPVVLVSSVHLNSLLDYQPDDLTVTVEPGMTLADLQGILAKRHQRLALDVPLPDRATLGGIVASAQSGFWRTAYGTPRDILIGVRAMMSGGVEVRGGGKVVKNVAGYDISKLFTGSWGTLGFLTELTFKVHTAPAFQRTLVWEVADLATGARIAFELYQAQLAAVGYWVTNEVASRPQVVLFLQGTRRRVDWQTDAYTDLARKLGVSMAPEELSQERQQEWQNRLARLSDATPLAVRISCLPTEVASLLERIGDAPDLQVTADCACGIVEIAAAAPELLSPKRVRELLPSPRTRLIWTRLDPITPELEDTERWGHLGADFPLQKLLKQSLDPHNTFSPGRFIGHL, from the coding sequence GTGACAGTCGAAGGTTTGCTTGCTTTACTACGCGACATCGTTGGGGATGATGGCGTCCTCTCCGCTGACGATTTCCCTTGGCCAAGATGGTGGCAATCGCCTCCTCTTGCTGCATTGTGTCCGAAGGAGAAGTCTCAGCTTGCTCCATTGATATGTGCTCTAGAAGAGGCTGATGTTGGCATTGTACCGGTAGGCGGGGGCACGCGACTACATACCGGCTACAGCCCGAGCAAGCCTGTGGTTTTGGTGAGTAGTGTTCACCTTAATTCTCTGTTAGACTATCAACCCGATGACCTAACGGTAACTGTTGAGCCCGGAATGACGCTTGCCGATTTGCAGGGTATTTTAGCGAAACGTCATCAGCGTTTAGCGCTCGATGTGCCTCTGCCTGATAGGGCCACGCTAGGAGGCATTGTGGCCAGTGCGCAAAGCGGTTTTTGGCGGACAGCTTATGGAACACCTCGCGATATTTTGATCGGCGTTCGTGCGATGATGTCGGGAGGTGTTGAGGTTCGCGGTGGTGGCAAGGTTGTGAAAAACGTAGCTGGTTACGATATTAGCAAACTCTTTACCGGATCGTGGGGAACGTTAGGCTTTCTTACCGAGTTAACGTTCAAAGTCCATACGGCACCAGCATTTCAGCGCACTCTCGTTTGGGAAGTCGCTGATCTTGCTACGGGAGCAAGGATCGCATTTGAGCTTTATCAAGCGCAACTTGCCGCTGTAGGTTACTGGGTCACGAATGAGGTCGCCTCACGTCCTCAGGTCGTCTTATTTTTGCAGGGTACTCGCAGACGCGTGGATTGGCAAACAGACGCGTATACCGATCTTGCGAGAAAGCTTGGTGTTTCGATGGCACCTGAAGAGCTATCCCAGGAGAGGCAGCAGGAATGGCAAAATCGCCTTGCACGGTTATCCGATGCGACACCTTTAGCTGTGCGCATCTCTTGTTTGCCGACCGAAGTCGCGTCGCTTTTAGAGCGCATTGGCGATGCACCAGACCTGCAAGTAACAGCAGATTGTGCCTGCGGGATCGTAGAGATCGCTGCAGCGGCACCTGAGCTACTTTCGCCAAAGCGTGTCCGTGAACTTTTGCCGTCGCCGCGAACCCGTTTGATTTGGACACGGTTAGACCCCATCACTCCTGAACTTGAAGATACCGAGCGATGGGGCCATTTGGGAGCGGATTTTCCGTTGCAAAAACTTCTCAAACAGTCACTCGATCCGCACAACACCTTCAGCCCTGGCCGTTTTATCGGGCATTTATAG
- a CDS encoding C45 family autoproteolytic acyltransferase/hydolase, with product MRIIRYALALLMLTIGICPLHAAQPRVNVALHGKRFTIGAGDNRLTVLYLRGTPYEMGYAHGKLCAKEVRYLAEQVAPMMMLGMGCSPSRVDAIWKLYAKHLRPDYLEELKGLADGSGVPLRDIERLSAIPDISQWSCSFFAADGKATEHGDLIQIRALDYTTDAGIQKYPALIVYAPDHGVPFVSVGWLGFAGVVTALNADTIAMSEIGDDWDKQTNNFDGRPLTYVMRDAVQFGTTLQEAIHQVRDYPRTLSILYCLSWGKTGQMAALQTSHDKCYVYNSTDLPFPTKPGMVYMSMGMHSDWNAKLGHVLLQDYGHITVPVAEQIMHQLKTGSLHAVVFKPATGDLWVANATAHQMAYDRPFLHFNLFKALSDPFFKQPMPTSTAQKTSQVPINAR from the coding sequence ATGCGCATCATTCGTTATGCTCTTGCCTTGCTGATGCTTACCATTGGCATCTGCCCACTGCATGCAGCACAACCCCGTGTAAATGTGGCTTTACATGGGAAACGCTTTACTATTGGAGCCGGAGACAATCGCCTAACCGTGCTCTACCTGAGGGGTACACCCTATGAAATGGGCTATGCGCACGGGAAACTTTGCGCAAAAGAGGTACGCTATCTTGCAGAGCAGGTGGCCCCGATGATGATGCTGGGGATGGGGTGCTCTCCTTCTCGTGTAGATGCCATCTGGAAGCTCTATGCGAAGCACCTACGCCCCGACTATCTGGAAGAGCTGAAGGGGCTAGCCGATGGTTCTGGCGTTCCTCTAAGAGATATCGAACGACTATCGGCCATACCCGACATCTCTCAATGGAGCTGCTCTTTCTTCGCTGCTGATGGGAAAGCAACGGAACACGGTGATCTTATCCAAATCCGAGCGCTCGACTATACCACCGATGCTGGTATTCAAAAGTATCCGGCCCTCATCGTCTACGCCCCAGACCATGGAGTGCCTTTTGTAAGTGTCGGTTGGCTGGGATTCGCCGGAGTGGTTACCGCGCTGAATGCTGATACCATCGCCATGTCTGAAATAGGTGACGACTGGGACAAACAAACGAATAACTTCGATGGACGCCCCCTTACCTATGTCATGCGCGATGCCGTTCAGTTCGGTACAACGCTTCAAGAGGCGATCCATCAGGTGCGCGACTACCCTCGAACGCTCTCCATCCTCTACTGCCTTTCGTGGGGTAAAACAGGGCAGATGGCTGCCCTACAAACAAGTCACGATAAGTGCTACGTGTATAATTCGACCGATCTGCCGTTCCCTACCAAGCCTGGCATGGTCTATATGTCAATGGGGATGCATAGCGACTGGAACGCCAAGCTTGGTCATGTGCTCCTTCAAGACTATGGGCACATTACCGTCCCGGTCGCAGAGCAGATCATGCACCAGCTGAAAACCGGTAGTTTGCACGCGGTGGTCTTCAAACCGGCCACAGGCGACCTCTGGGTGGCCAACGCCACAGCACACCAAATGGCTTACGATAGGCCGTTTCTCCATTTCAACCTGTTTAAGGCGCTGTCTGATCCCTTCTTCAAGCAACCAATGCCTACTTCTACAGCGCAGAAAACCTCTCAAGTCCCTATAAATGCCCGATAA
- a CDS encoding site-2 protease family protein codes for MTPIPPQPPEHQSASPFRRPQNPFDSGSFLLAVIAGIPIRIHFTFLLLLVLVAATGIGGNQGHSLISVIYVILLFACVVLHELGHALTARRYGIRTYDIVLYPIGGVARLQNLPDVKSELWIALAGPAVNVVLAALLGIAIAAAGVPFDPSQIPAPLPRLVVDLFWSNIALFAFNMLPAFPMDGGRVLRSFLAKYLDVLVATRIAASIGQGLALLLGLWSLFTLNPLLLLIAVFVFVAAGQEANAYQTHLLATGHTVREAMLRDFHTLSVGDTLRTAAEKLLSGSQHDFPVVFGEEVQGVLTRADLLRGLAQEGPDAYVAGVMQRDFTYVYPNTDLEQVLQAFTPNKPILVMEPPQTPTDSPKLIGMLNQENVLEFLIISHFNSRPHRLD; via the coding sequence ATGACACCCATCCCACCACAACCACCAGAACATCAGTCGGCGTCGCCATTCCGAAGGCCCCAAAATCCGTTCGATTCCGGCTCCTTTCTTTTAGCGGTGATCGCGGGTATCCCGATACGCATTCACTTCACCTTCTTACTGCTCCTCGTCCTCGTTGCCGCAACAGGGATCGGAGGCAATCAGGGTCATAGCCTGATCAGCGTTATCTATGTGATCCTGCTGTTCGCTTGCGTAGTGCTCCATGAACTCGGTCATGCTCTTACCGCCAGGCGTTACGGCATCCGAACCTACGACATCGTCCTTTATCCTATCGGGGGCGTAGCAAGGCTACAAAACCTGCCGGATGTGAAGTCGGAGCTCTGGATTGCCCTGGCTGGTCCTGCAGTCAATGTCGTTCTTGCAGCTCTGCTTGGCATCGCGATCGCCGCAGCAGGTGTTCCCTTCGATCCCTCGCAAATACCTGCCCCCTTACCACGCCTCGTAGTCGATCTCTTTTGGTCTAATATCGCTCTCTTCGCCTTCAACATGCTGCCCGCATTTCCGATGGATGGGGGACGTGTTCTGCGCTCGTTTCTTGCAAAATATCTGGATGTGTTGGTGGCTACTCGAATCGCCGCCAGCATCGGCCAGGGGCTGGCGCTGCTTTTGGGACTTTGGTCCCTCTTCACCCTCAATCCGCTTCTTCTTCTCATCGCCGTTTTTGTCTTTGTGGCTGCCGGCCAGGAGGCGAACGCCTACCAGACGCATCTGCTGGCCACGGGTCACACCGTACGTGAAGCCATGCTGCGCGATTTTCATACCCTGAGCGTTGGCGACACGCTGCGCACTGCTGCCGAAAAACTGCTCTCGGGCAGCCAACACGATTTTCCTGTTGTCTTCGGTGAGGAGGTACAAGGGGTGTTGACACGTGCCGACCTGCTGCGTGGCCTAGCACAGGAGGGACCCGATGCCTACGTCGCCGGTGTCATGCAACGTGACTTTACCTACGTCTATCCCAATACCGATCTCGAACAGGTACTTCAGGCGTTCACACCCAATAAACCCATTCTTGTTATGGAGCCACCTCAAACGCCCACCGACTCGCCGAAGCTCATCGGCATGCTGAACCAAGAGAACGTCCTTGAATTCCTGATCATCTCTCACTTCAACTCTCGCCCACACCGTCTGGACTAA